One part of the Augochlora pura isolate Apur16 chromosome 3, APUR_v2.2.1, whole genome shotgun sequence genome encodes these proteins:
- the Arglu1 gene encoding arginine and glutamate rich 1 isoform X2 — protein sequence MGRSRSRTKSPSRRRHKSKHSRKRSKSREKHSNNKYSEKPKERSSKSRKRSHSASSSSGSDASDDVHIVSHKKRSYRDRDRKMDEVERLAEMERQRRQREVEQKMVEEEAAKRIEELVQKRVEEELEKRKEEIEAEVQRRVEEAKRAMERQMMEEMEWRQAKLREEEKRREEEERKKREELERIVEENNRKIEEAQKKLAEERLAMVEQQRLMEEERQRMRKEQEKRVKEEQKKILGKNNSRPKLSFTLKPVT from the exons ATGGGCCGTTCCAGATCCAGAACGAAATCGCCGAGCAGAAGGCGTCACAAGAGTAAACACTCGAGAAAACGCTCCAAATCGCGAGAGAAGCACTCGAACAACAAATACTCCGAGAAACCGAAAGAACGTAGTTCAAAATCGAG GAAACGGTCCCATTCTGCATCTTCCAGTTCAGGTTCCGATGCCTCGGACGATGTACATATTGTCAGTCACAAAAAACGTTCAtacagagacagagatagaaaaATGGACGAGGTAGAGAGACTAGCAGAAATGGAGCGACAAAG AAGGCAACGTGAAGTGGAGCAAAAAATGGTTGAGGAGGAGGCTGCCAAACGAATCGAAGAGTTAGTACAGAAGAGGGTGGAGGAAGAGCTTGAAAAGCGTAAGGAGGAAATAGAAGCAGAAGTACAAAGGAGGGTAGAAGAAGCGAAAAGGGCGATGGAGCGTCAAATGATGGAGGAAATGGAATGGAGACAAGCGAAACTTCGTGAGGaggagaaacggagagag GAGGAAGAGCGGAAGAAGCGTGAGGAACTAGAGAGGATCGTGGAGGAGAACAacagaaaaatcgaggaaGCCCAGAAGAAATTG GCTGAGGAGAGATTGGCTATGGTCGAACAGCAGCGTTTAATGGAAGAGGAGAGGCAAAGAATGAggaaagagcaagagaaacGTGTGAAAGAGgagcaaaaaaaaattctcggGAAGAACAACTCGAGGCCTAAATTGTCCTTTACGCTAAAGCCAGTTACGTGA
- the LOC144467598 gene encoding translation machinery-associated protein 7 homolog, with the protein MSGRDGGKKKPLKAPKKEPKQLDDDDVAFKQKQKEQQKALQEAAKKASQRGPLVTGGIKKSGKK; encoded by the coding sequence ATGTCTGGCCGAGACGGTGGCAAGAAAAAGCCTTTAAAGGCACCTAAAAAGGAACCGAAACAActggacgacgacgacgttgccTTCAAACAAAAGCAAAAGGAACAACAGAAAGCCCTCCAGGAGGCTGCGAAGAAAGCAAGTCAGAGAGGGCCCCTGGTTACGGGCGGCATAAAGAAATCTGGCAAGAAATGA
- the LOC144467909 gene encoding tubulin glycylase 3A-like → MLHRGNSTNFLENRDREKAIDPNHGIVLVPDKITELRNEGYETENRDRKKTISTRKWQIMLTSDHCTIKEHCQGWQIYPSSTQETEEKSQLLLRVTDSSMDRRAISKAEPVRTTNAEILCNREDLNDLLDDRDDKEEKYEHGRIVLKDYLKLLTSDQAKISFILTMLTKAVNEHKVFVIFGSFPVLRKPLGKRGWIEKRYIRKMISMTPEMSAAGLETIEKLLRCPADLMWYTNKRVTTRMDEKTIVNKFAGCYFTSKVDMCNNLENVCWYYEVGVSTIQFPRCYNVYQAAQIEEFVQDFQITACMGILKWFLFLASVAGSNATWSATGTVPMSAILFALERCREYISVCAHEDIDEHKDASVSPTDWSQFLTWYERFLHKREILEKSDELDIEKLVSYTANTLKRMIQCRPQSRIDGMRNVWILKPGDKSLGRGIVLKNSLADILNKVNHAAKEYMQYVVQKYIERPLLVHKTKVDVRQWFLITSTQPLVVWMYKDILLRFASKDFTLENFHESIHLCNTTVQLKYRKTVKPNAQIPGELHWNLQRFKEYLKATGREYAWEKLIKPGIKQNLIGALLASQENMVNRRNSFQLYGADFLIMDDLSVWLIEINTNPRLHPPSSSVTGKLYPEVIEDTMKVVVDGHKNRKAPCGKFECIYKQRSPFHGNVFGQAMSLGIRGKALLPSQSSPRKS, encoded by the exons ATGTTACACCGGGGAAACTCTacgaattttttggaaaatagGGACCGCGAGAAAGCGATCGATCCTAACCATGGAATTGTGCTCGTCCCCGACAAAATTACAGAACTCCGGAACGAAGGCTACGAAACTGAGAATCGAGACCGCAAGAAAACAATTAGCACGCGAAAATGGCAGATCATGTTAACCTCCGACCATTGCACGATTAAAGAACACTGTCAAGGTTGGCAG ATATATCCAAGTTCCACGCAAGAAACCGAGGAGAAGTCGCAGTTGCTTCTGCGTGTAACCGACTCGAGCATGGATCGCCGGGCAATTTCAAAGGCGGAACCGGTCAGAACCACGAACGCCGAGATCCTTTGCAACCGCGAGGATCTGAACGATCTCTTAGACGATAGGGACGACAAGGAGGAAAAATACGAGCACGGCCGGATCGTGTTGAAGGACTACTTGAAGCTTCTGACCAGCGACCAAGCGAAGATCAGCTTCATTCTGACGATGCTGACGAAGGCGGTGAACGAGCACAAGGTCTTCGTGATCTTCGGCTCGTTTCCGGTCCTGAGAAAGCCTCTGGGCAAACGCGGCTGGATCGAGAAGAGATACATCCGCAAAATGATCTCGATGACGCCGGAAATGTCTGCAG CCGGCTTGGAGACGATCGAGAAACTGCTACGCTGTCCTGCGGATTTAATGTGGTACACGAACAAAAGGGTTACTACGAGAATGGACGAGAAAACCATAGTGAATAAATTCGCCGGCTGCTACTTCACGTCGAAG GTGGACATGTGCAACAACTTGGAGAACGTTTGCTGGTACTACGAGGTTGGCGTGTCGACTATCCAGTTCCCACGATGCTACAACGTCTACCAA GCTGCGCAGATCGAGGAGTTCGTGCAGGACTTCCAGATCACTGCTTGCATGGGTATCCTCAAGTGGTTTCTGTTTTTAGCCAGCGTGGCCGGATCGAACGCCACTTGGTCCGCGACCGGCACCGTGCCCATGTCCGCCATATTGTTCGCTTTGGAGCGTTGCAGGGAATACATAAG CGTGTGCGCGCACGAGGACATAGACGAGCACAAGGATGCGAGCGTGTCGCCGACCGATTGGAGCCAGTTCCTGACTTGGTACGAACGCTTTTTGCACAAACGCGAGATCCTGGAGAAAAGCGACGAGCTCGACATCGAG AAGCTCGTCTCGTACACGGCGAACACTTTGAAACGCATGATACAGTGTCGGCCACAGAGTCGTATCGACGGGATGAGGAACGTGTGGATCTTGAAGCCGGGCGACAAGAGTTTGGGCAGGGGCATAGTGCTGAAGAACTCGCTGGCCGACATCCTGAACAAGGTGAACCACGCCGCGAAGGAGTACATGCAGTACGTCGTGCAGAAGTACATAG aacgaCCTCTGCTCGTCCACAAAACGAAAGTCGACGTCAGACAATGGTTTCTGATCACGAGCACGCAACCGTTGGTCGTCTGGATGTACAA GGATATTCTGCTACGGTTCGCATCGAAGGACTTCACCCTCGAGAACTTCCACGAATCGATCCACCTGTGCAACACTACGGTGCAGCTCAAGTATAGGAAAACGGTGAAGCCGAACGCGCAGATACCCGGCGAGCTTCACTGGAATCTACAGAGGTTCAAGGAATACTTAAA AGCGACGGGCCGCGAGTACGCCTGGGAGAAGCTGATCAAGCCGGGCATAAAGCAGAATTTAATAGGGGCACTTCTGGCATCTCAAGAAAACATGGTGAATCGTCGGAACAGTTTCCAATTATACGGCGCCGATTTCTTGATAATGGATGACCTGTCGGTCTGGTTAATCGAGATCAATACGAATCCGAGGCTGCATCCGCCGAGCAGCTCCGTTACCGGGAAACTCTACCCGGAAGTGATCGAGGACACGATGAAAG TGGTTGTAGATGGTCACAAGAACAGGAAGGCACCCTGCGGGAAATTCGAATGCATTTACAAGCAGCGCAGTCCATTTCACGGTAATGTTTTCGGGCAAGCGATGAGTCTGGGAATTCGTGGGAAAGCTCTGCTGCCCTCGCAGTCTTCGCCGCGGAAATCATGA
- the Arglu1 gene encoding arginine and glutamate rich 1 isoform X1, whose protein sequence is MGRSRSRTKSPSRRRHKSKHSRKRSKSREKHSNNKYSEKPKERSSKSRKRSHSASSSSGSDASDDVHIVSHKKRSYRDRDRKMDEVERLAEMERQRKKKELSNKIFTTSAVGRQREVEQKMVEEEAAKRIEELVQKRVEEELEKRKEEIEAEVQRRVEEAKRAMERQMMEEMEWRQAKLREEEKRREEEERKKREELERIVEENNRKIEEAQKKLAEERLAMVEQQRLMEEERQRMRKEQEKRVKEEQKKILGKNNSRPKLSFTLKPVT, encoded by the exons ATGGGCCGTTCCAGATCCAGAACGAAATCGCCGAGCAGAAGGCGTCACAAGAGTAAACACTCGAGAAAACGCTCCAAATCGCGAGAGAAGCACTCGAACAACAAATACTCCGAGAAACCGAAAGAACGTAGTTCAAAATCGAG GAAACGGTCCCATTCTGCATCTTCCAGTTCAGGTTCCGATGCCTCGGACGATGTACATATTGTCAGTCACAAAAAACGTTCAtacagagacagagatagaaaaATGGACGAGGTAGAGAGACTAGCAGAAATGGAGCGACAAAG gaaaaagaaagaattatcgAACAAAATCTTCACTACGAGTGCTGTTGG AAGGCAACGTGAAGTGGAGCAAAAAATGGTTGAGGAGGAGGCTGCCAAACGAATCGAAGAGTTAGTACAGAAGAGGGTGGAGGAAGAGCTTGAAAAGCGTAAGGAGGAAATAGAAGCAGAAGTACAAAGGAGGGTAGAAGAAGCGAAAAGGGCGATGGAGCGTCAAATGATGGAGGAAATGGAATGGAGACAAGCGAAACTTCGTGAGGaggagaaacggagagag GAGGAAGAGCGGAAGAAGCGTGAGGAACTAGAGAGGATCGTGGAGGAGAACAacagaaaaatcgaggaaGCCCAGAAGAAATTG GCTGAGGAGAGATTGGCTATGGTCGAACAGCAGCGTTTAATGGAAGAGGAGAGGCAAAGAATGAggaaagagcaagagaaacGTGTGAAAGAGgagcaaaaaaaaattctcggGAAGAACAACTCGAGGCCTAAATTGTCCTTTACGCTAAAGCCAGTTACGTGA
- the LOC144479021 gene encoding tubulin glycylase 3A-like, which translates to MNANDEDTSNLEPAGPEKTENNETEAVEENVVVQAETNPNKASGDAKEPKAEDSVQVLAELPPTLHERFMRIKEMVKDAITAHHTFMIYGRARVVRESLLKRGWCEKFFRKNPTAEHFTVNSSPVVLLAGIGDLKDQQSERQLISRMLSNHTVDFLWNTGSEWPGWPSQDNKTTIFNRYCRAGFTSKVGLCSNVRQMHWYYEAGVANTLFPRCYNLCQGDQMHAFIEDFRFTACLSLLKWLVDKINAEGENAVRSPTGTVPLKALEFAIKRCSDYISAQSHEDIDQETERVWAHQWDQFISWYYLIVHGQSLFIRNSVPFQKFFLAAKHILKKMRKYCPQMDMDGMMNVWIMKPGNKSRGRGIVLLNKLEDVMAKMNPSNKTDTRYVVQKYIERPLLIHSTKFDIRQWFIVTCAQPLTLWIYKESYLRFCSQKFCLTNFHESIHLCNHAIQCKYTNCGDRDPALPSDNMWDATTFKDFLKSQGHDKAWDETIYPGMKQGLVGSLLASQEAMDRRKNSFELYGADFMVMEDFSVWLIEINSHPDMSYSSKVTTRLCRQVLEDTVKVVIDFREDKNADTGEFELAYRQRMPSCQPYLGAALSLQGTRITSCEKKANCFSQDSKVSLSSKTPMTCLTKKKSTVNTQIGPVIVDLIEELEIQLDQEFYAYYKVDSPKFRQALPATAAPKSPKTAMLVDKQESTVKSAPTGGRANVKSKSLGTVQNLKMPEKTASNQRAPSRTPRKSRAFAGAANNKVDGSPARQTLISKIMAFQKQSSKLAPKSDKPSKTTQDKIIKSAVRDAIKKYKKSGTLAPTPSDVPALPSLLPSNRTSEITTGKNKTRSVVPKKSVHHRKNMVLTDITDMYAVGMRLTK; encoded by the exons ATGAATGCGAACGATGAGGATACCTCGAATCTGGAGCCGGCCGGTCCGGAAAAAACGGAGAATAACGAGACGGAGGCCGTAGAGGAGAACGTCGTCGTGCAGGCGGAAACGAACCCGAACAAAGCTTCCGGCGATGCGAAGGAACCCAAAGCAGAAG ATTCCGTCCAAGTCCTCGCGGAGCTGCCTCCGACGCTTCACGAGCGCTTCATGCGTATCAAGGAAATGGTGAAGGACGCCATAACAGCTCACCACACGTTCATGATCTACGGAAGGGCTCGCGTGGTCCGGGAAAGTCTGCTGAAGAGGGGCTGGTGCGAGAAATTCTTCCGGAAGAACCCCACTG CCGAACACTTCACCGTGAACTCGAGTCCCGTGGTGCTGCTGGCCGGCATCGGCGACTTGAAAGACCAGCAGAGCGAACGGCAGCTGATCTCGCGAATGCTCAGCAACCACACCGTCGATTTCCTGTGGAACACTGGGTCCGAGTGGCCCGGATGGCCGTCGCAGGACAACAAGACGACCATTTTCAACAGATACTGCCGGGCCGGATTCACCTCGAAG GTGGGCTTGTGCTCGAACGTCAGGCAGATGCACTGGTATTACGAGGCTGGGGTGGCAAACACCCTCTTCCCTCGCTGCTACAACCTGTGTCAAGGTGATCAGATGCACGCGTTCATCGAAGACTTTCG GTTCACGGCCTGTCTGAGCCTGCTGAAGTGGCTGGTGGACAAGATCAACGCGGAGGGCGAGAACGCGGTGCGATCGCCGACGGGCACGGTGCCATTAAAGGCTCTGGAGTTCGCGATCAAGCGGTGCAGCGATTACATCAGCGCCCAGTCCCACGAGGACATCGATCAGGAGACGGAGAGGGTGTGGGCGCATCAGTGGGACCAGTTTATCAGCTGGTACTATCTGATCGTCCACGGTCAGTCGTTGTTCATTCGGAACAGCGTGCCTTTCCAA AAATTCTTCCTGGCGGCGAAGCACATCTTGAAGAAGATGAGGAAGTACTGTCCCCAAATGGACATGGACGGCATGATGAACGTGTGGATCATGAAGCCTGGGAACAAAAGTCGGGGCCGCGGTATCGTCCTGCTCAACAAACTGGAGGACGTGATGGCGAAGATGAACCCGTCGAACAAAACGGACACTCGCTACGTCGTGCAGAAGTACATTG AACGGCCGTTGCTCATTCACAGCACGAAGTTCGACATCAGGCAGTGGTTCATCGTCACCTGCGCGCAGCCCCTGACTCTCTGGATATACAA GGAGAGCTATCTGCGGTTCTGCTCGCAGAAATTCTGCCTGACGAACTTCCACGAATCGATCCACCTGTGCAATCACGCGATCCAGTGCAAGTACACGAATTGCGGCGACAGGGATCCTGCGTTGCCCTCGGACAACATGTGGGACGCGACCACCTTCAAGGACTTCCTCAA GTCCCAGGGTCACGACAAGGCGTGGGACGAGACCATATACCCGGGGATGAAGCAGGGTCTGGTGGGATCTCTGCTGGCCAGCCAGGAAGCCATGGATCGCCGGAAGAACAGCTTCGAGCTTTACGGCGCGGACTTTATGGTCATGGAGGACTTCTCCGTCTGGCTGATCGAGATCAACAGCCATCCGGACATGAGCTATTCGAGCAAAGTAACCACTCGCCTCTGCAGACAGGTCTTGGAGGACACCGTGAAAG TGGTGATCGATTTCCGCGAGGACAAAAACGCGGACACGGGGGAGTTCGAGCTGGCTTACAGACAGAGGATGCCCAGTTGTCAGCCGTACTTGGGCGCAGCGTTATCACTTCAAGGGACTCGAATCACGTCTTGCGAGAAGAAGGCCAATTGTTTCAGTCAAGACTCCAAAGTCAGCCTCTCGTCCAAGACGCCGATG ACGTGTTTGACGAAGAAGAAGTCGACGGTGAACACGCAGATCGGACCAGTGATCGTTGACCTGATCGAGGAGCTGGAGATCCAGCTGGACCAGGAGTTCTATGCCTATTACAAAGTAGACTCGCCTAAGTTCAGGCAAGCACTGCCAGCTACCGCGGCACCAAAATCCCCAAAGACCGCCATGTTGGTCGACAAGCAGGAGTCGACCGTGAAAAGCGCTCCCACTGGTGGCAGAGCCAACGTTAAATCCAAGTCGTTGGGGACGGTTCAG AACTTGAAGATGCCCGAGAAGACTGCCAGCAATCAAAGAGCGCCATCACGGACGCCGAGGAAGTCGAGGGCGTTCGCCGGAGCGGCGAACAACAAAGTGGACGGGTCACCTGCCAGGCAGACCTTGATCTCGAAGATCATGGCTTTTCAGAAACAGTCGTCGAAGCTGGCACCGAAGAGCGACAAGCCCAGTAAAACGACTCAAGACAAG ATCATCAAGTCGGCTGTGCGGGACGCTATCAAGAAGTACAAAAAAAGCGGCACCCTTGCTCCCACCCCTTCGGACGTGCCGGCACTGCCTTCTCTACTGCCGTCGAACAGAACGAGCGAAATAACCACGGGGAAGAACAAGACTCGCAGCGTCGTCCCCAAGAAGAGCGTTCACCATAGGAAGAACATGGTGTTGACCGACATCACAGACATGTACGCGGTCGGCATGAGGCtgacaaaataa